The following are encoded in a window of Streptomyces sp. 11x1 genomic DNA:
- a CDS encoding D-aminoacylase has product MVAQFPAPLKGTGGTHPYQAPRKERVVLDHVIKGVTVVDGTGAPAYTADVGLRDGRIAVIGEVTEEARSSEDAAGLVLAPGFVDPHTHYDAQLFWDPYATPSLNHGVTTVAGGNCGFTLAPLNPARPEDADYTRRMMSKVEGMSLVALEEGAPWTWHGFGEYLDALEGRIAVNAGFMVGHCALRRYVMGPDAIGGQPSPEQLDAMLRLFHEAMDAGAWGLSTTQSSTHSDGDGQPVASRHAKPAELIALSRAVGEHEGTQIEAIVAGCLDQFSDDEIDLFVEMSAVAGRPLNWNVLTIDSTVPERVPRQLEASERARKAGGRVVALTMPILTPMNMSLGTFCALNLIPGWGPILGLPVPERIERLRDPEVRAEMLRRADSKEAGVFRRLANFGRYVIGDTYSEANEGLTGRVVRDIAAERGQEPFECLVEICAADDLRTVLWPMPTDNDPDSWTLRAETWRHEDVLLGGSDAGAHLDRMCGAPYTTRFIGDCLRGRKLVGLEQAVKMLTDDPARLFGLRERGQVREGWHADLVLFDPERVDAGKATLVHDLPGDSPRLDSRAIGVRAVWVNGVEAIRDDVVTGAVPGKVLRSGRDTRTVSTR; this is encoded by the coding sequence CTGGTCGCGCAGTTCCCCGCGCCCCTTAAAGGTACAGGTGGCACCCATCCTTACCAGGCACCCCGGAAGGAGCGAGTCGTGCTCGACCATGTCATCAAAGGTGTGACCGTCGTCGACGGGACCGGTGCGCCCGCGTACACCGCTGATGTCGGCCTGCGGGACGGCCGTATCGCCGTCATCGGGGAGGTGACGGAGGAGGCACGGTCCTCGGAGGACGCCGCCGGGCTCGTGCTCGCGCCCGGGTTCGTCGACCCCCACACCCACTACGACGCGCAGCTGTTCTGGGACCCGTACGCGACGCCGTCGCTCAACCACGGGGTGACCACCGTCGCGGGCGGGAACTGCGGGTTCACGCTCGCGCCGCTCAACCCCGCCCGGCCCGAGGACGCCGACTACACGCGGCGGATGATGTCCAAGGTCGAGGGGATGTCGCTGGTCGCGTTGGAGGAGGGCGCCCCCTGGACCTGGCACGGCTTCGGGGAGTACCTGGACGCGCTCGAAGGGCGGATCGCCGTCAACGCCGGCTTCATGGTGGGCCATTGCGCGCTGCGGCGGTACGTGATGGGGCCGGACGCCATCGGCGGGCAGCCGAGCCCCGAGCAACTGGACGCCATGCTGCGGCTGTTCCACGAGGCGATGGACGCGGGCGCCTGGGGCCTGTCGACCACGCAGTCCTCGACGCACAGCGACGGCGACGGGCAGCCGGTCGCGTCGCGGCACGCGAAACCCGCCGAGCTCATCGCGTTGTCGCGGGCGGTGGGCGAGCACGAGGGCACCCAGATCGAGGCGATCGTCGCCGGATGCCTGGACCAGTTCAGCGACGACGAGATCGACCTCTTCGTCGAGATGAGCGCCGTGGCCGGGCGCCCCCTCAACTGGAACGTGCTGACCATCGACTCCACCGTCCCCGAACGCGTGCCGAGGCAGCTGGAGGCGAGCGAGCGGGCCCGCAAGGCGGGCGGCCGGGTCGTCGCCCTCACCATGCCGATCCTCACGCCGATGAACATGTCCCTGGGCACGTTCTGCGCGCTGAACCTGATCCCCGGCTGGGGCCCGATCCTGGGCCTGCCGGTGCCCGAGCGGATCGAGCGGCTGCGTGACCCGGAGGTACGGGCGGAGATGCTGCGGCGCGCGGACTCCAAGGAGGCCGGGGTCTTCCGGCGGCTCGCCAACTTCGGGCGGTACGTCATCGGCGACACCTACAGCGAGGCGAACGAGGGCCTCACCGGGCGGGTCGTGCGCGACATCGCCGCCGAGCGCGGACAGGAACCGTTCGAGTGCCTGGTGGAGATCTGCGCCGCCGACGACCTCCGTACGGTCCTGTGGCCCATGCCGACCGACAACGACCCCGACTCCTGGACCCTGCGCGCCGAGACCTGGCGGCACGAGGACGTCCTCCTCGGCGGCTCCGACGCCGGCGCCCACCTGGACCGCATGTGCGGCGCGCCGTACACGACCCGGTTCATCGGCGACTGTCTGCGCGGCCGGAAGCTGGTCGGGCTGGAGCAGGCGGTGAAGATGCTCACGGACGACCCGGCGCGCCTCTTCGGCCTCCGGGAACGGGGTCAGGTGCGGGAGGGGTGGCATGCGGACCTCGTCCTCTTCGACCCGGAGCGCGTCGACGCAGGCAAGGCCACCCTGGTGCACGACCTGCCGGGTGACAGCCCGCGCCTCGACTCCAGGGCCATCGGCGTACGGGCGGTCTGGGTCAACGGTGTCGAGGCGATCCGCGACGACGTGGTGACCGGCGCCGTCCCCGGGAAGGTGCTGCGCAGCGGGCGGGACACCCGGACGGTGAGTACGCGGTGA
- a CDS encoding glucose 1-dehydrogenase, with protein sequence MGKLDGRVVLVTGAARGQGEQEARLFRSEGAEVVVADVLDDQGEALAKEIGALYVHLDVSREDDWTAAVAAAKGAYGRVDGLVNNAGVLRFNSLVDTPLDEFMQVVRVNQVGVFLGVKTLAPEIEAAGGGTIVNTASYTGMTGMAYVGAYAATKHAIVGLTRVAALELARKGIRVNAVCPGAVDTAMTDPGDEVSAEAVDKLYRKRIPLGRIGRPEEIARLALFLSCADSSYITGQPFVIDGGWLAGVSL encoded by the coding sequence ATGGGCAAGCTCGACGGACGTGTCGTCCTCGTCACAGGTGCCGCGCGCGGCCAGGGCGAGCAGGAGGCTCGGCTCTTCCGGTCGGAGGGGGCCGAGGTGGTCGTCGCCGACGTCCTCGACGACCAGGGGGAGGCCCTCGCCAAGGAGATCGGCGCCCTCTACGTCCATCTGGACGTGAGCCGCGAGGACGACTGGACGGCCGCGGTGGCCGCCGCCAAGGGGGCGTACGGACGCGTCGACGGGCTGGTCAACAACGCCGGTGTGCTGCGCTTCAACTCCCTCGTCGACACCCCTCTCGACGAGTTCATGCAGGTGGTGCGGGTCAACCAGGTCGGCGTCTTCCTCGGCGTCAAGACCCTGGCCCCGGAGATCGAGGCGGCCGGCGGGGGCACGATCGTCAACACCGCCTCGTACACGGGGATGACGGGGATGGCGTACGTCGGCGCGTACGCGGCGACCAAGCACGCCATCGTCGGACTCACCCGGGTCGCCGCGCTGGAGCTGGCCCGCAAGGGCATCCGGGTCAACGCCGTCTGCCCCGGTGCCGTCGACACCGCGATGACCGACCCGGGCGACGAGGTGTCCGCCGAGGCCGTCGACAAGCTCTATCGCAAGCGCATCCCGCTCGGCCGGATCGGCCGCCCCGAGGAGATCGCCCGCCTCGCCCTCTTCCTCTCCTGCGCGGACTCCTCCTACATCACCGGGCAGCCGTTCGTGATCGACGGGGGCTGGCTGGCCGGAGTGAGCCTCTGA
- a CDS encoding LLM class flavin-dependent oxidoreductase, translated as MEFGLFVQGYVGKRAETDPLAEHKALMEETEYVIQADKSGFKYAWASEHHFLEEYSHLSANDVFLGYLAHATDRIHLGSGIFNPLAQVNHPVKVAEKVTMLDHLTEGRFEFGSGRGAGSHEILGFIPGVTDMNYTKEIWEETIAEFPKMWLQDEYVGFQGKHWSLPPRKILPKPYGKSHPAMWYAAGSPPSYSMAARKGLGVLGFSVQKVSDMEWVLEKYKTAIVDAEPIGDFVNDNVMVTTTAICAPTHDEAVRIAVDGGLHYLPSLVFRYHDTFPRPDGFPVWPETLPEYNEEFIELLIEEELLICGDPDEVFRQCKRWEQAGADQLSFGLPVGVPKEATLQTIRLVGEHVIPKIDTDPVHRTSRFRGAV; from the coding sequence TTGGAATTCGGGCTCTTTGTACAGGGATACGTGGGCAAGCGGGCCGAGACCGACCCCCTCGCGGAGCACAAGGCGCTGATGGAGGAGACCGAGTACGTCATCCAGGCGGACAAGTCCGGCTTCAAGTACGCCTGGGCCTCCGAGCACCACTTCCTGGAGGAGTACTCGCACCTCTCGGCCAACGACGTCTTCCTCGGTTACCTCGCACACGCGACGGACCGCATCCACCTCGGCTCCGGCATCTTCAACCCGCTCGCCCAGGTCAACCACCCCGTGAAGGTCGCCGAGAAGGTCACCATGCTCGACCACCTCACCGAGGGCCGTTTCGAGTTCGGCAGCGGGCGCGGGGCAGGCTCCCACGAGATCCTCGGGTTCATCCCCGGGGTGACCGACATGAACTACACCAAGGAGATCTGGGAAGAGACCATCGCCGAGTTCCCCAAGATGTGGCTCCAGGACGAGTACGTCGGCTTCCAGGGCAAGCACTGGTCGCTGCCGCCGCGCAAGATCCTGCCCAAGCCGTACGGGAAGTCCCACCCCGCGATGTGGTACGCCGCCGGGTCGCCGCCGTCGTACTCCATGGCCGCGCGCAAGGGGCTCGGGGTGCTCGGCTTCAGTGTGCAGAAGGTCTCCGACATGGAGTGGGTGCTGGAGAAGTACAAGACCGCCATCGTCGACGCCGAGCCCATCGGGGACTTCGTCAACGACAACGTGATGGTGACGACCACCGCGATCTGCGCGCCCACGCACGACGAGGCGGTGCGCATCGCGGTGGACGGCGGGCTGCACTATCTGCCGTCGCTGGTCTTCCGGTATCACGACACGTTCCCCCGGCCGGACGGCTTCCCCGTGTGGCCCGAGACGCTGCCCGAGTACAACGAGGAGTTCATCGAACTGCTCATCGAGGAAGAGCTGTTGATCTGCGGGGACCCGGACGAGGTGTTCCGGCAGTGCAAGCGGTGGGAGCAGGCCGGGGCGGACCAGCTGAGCTTCGGGTTGCCGGTGGGGGTGCCGAAGGAGGCGACGCTGCAGACGATCCGGTTGGTGGGGGAGCACGTGATTCCGAAGATCGACACGGATCCTGTGCATCGGACTTCGCGGTTCCGAGGAGCCGTCTGA
- a CDS encoding aldehyde dehydrogenase family protein has translation MSGPGSSAGAAEESARRRLFIGGSWVEPDGGHYEVVDPATEEVVGWAPEASRAQTHAAAAAAREAFGPWSRTPAAERAAILARTADHIRRHLVPYAELAQAESGATTGTARAMQVGVGAARFQRYARVEPVEEPIAPQINEAGPFGRAAVMGALAVRQPVGVVTCITSYNNPWANPAGKIAPALAMGNTVVVKPAPQDPLSVYRMAEALEAAGVPPGVVNVVSGSGTEVGEAAVDSPDVDMVSFTGSTAVGRRIAEVCGRGMKRQLMELGGKGAAVVFDDADLGAAVAGIATTFTFYSGQICTAPTRVIAQRDVYDRLVTQLAAYAARLPVGDPREPGTAVGPVISAAHRDRVEAYVELGRKEGARVVTGGERPPYERGFWVAPTLLADCAPDMRVVREEIFGPVVVVLPFDDEDQAIALANDSDYGLIDYVWSGDVARAFRVARRLRAGGVGVNTVGRNMEAPFGGFKQSGVGRDVGSYALHAYSETQAIVWPG, from the coding sequence GTGAGCGGGCCGGGGTCTTCGGCGGGGGCCGCGGAGGAGTCCGCGCGGCGCCGGCTGTTCATCGGCGGCTCCTGGGTGGAGCCGGACGGCGGGCACTACGAGGTGGTCGACCCGGCGACGGAGGAGGTCGTCGGGTGGGCGCCGGAGGCCTCGCGGGCCCAGACGCACGCGGCGGCGGCCGCCGCCCGGGAGGCCTTCGGCCCCTGGTCGAGGACGCCCGCCGCCGAGCGGGCCGCGATCCTCGCCCGTACGGCGGACCACATACGACGCCATCTCGTCCCGTACGCCGAACTCGCGCAGGCCGAGAGCGGCGCGACGACCGGGACGGCGCGGGCCATGCAGGTGGGGGTGGGCGCCGCCCGGTTCCAGCGGTACGCGCGCGTGGAGCCGGTGGAGGAGCCGATCGCGCCCCAGATCAACGAGGCCGGGCCGTTCGGGAGGGCGGCCGTGATGGGCGCCCTCGCCGTGCGGCAGCCCGTGGGCGTGGTCACCTGTATCACCTCGTACAACAACCCCTGGGCCAACCCGGCCGGGAAGATCGCCCCCGCCCTCGCCATGGGCAACACGGTGGTCGTCAAGCCTGCCCCGCAGGACCCGCTCTCCGTCTACCGCATGGCGGAGGCCCTGGAGGCCGCCGGTGTTCCGCCGGGTGTGGTGAACGTGGTGAGCGGGTCGGGGACGGAGGTCGGTGAGGCCGCCGTGGACTCACCGGACGTCGACATGGTCAGCTTCACCGGCTCGACGGCGGTCGGGCGGCGGATCGCGGAGGTGTGCGGGCGCGGGATGAAGCGCCAGCTGATGGAGCTGGGCGGGAAGGGCGCGGCGGTCGTCTTCGACGACGCGGACCTGGGCGCGGCCGTGGCCGGCATCGCCACCACCTTCACCTTCTACAGCGGGCAGATCTGCACGGCGCCGACCCGGGTGATCGCGCAGCGCGACGTCTACGACCGGCTGGTCACCCAACTGGCCGCCTACGCGGCCAGGTTGCCGGTCGGCGACCCGCGCGAGCCGGGCACGGCGGTCGGGCCGGTGATCTCGGCGGCCCACCGCGACCGCGTCGAGGCGTATGTCGAACTGGGCCGCAAGGAGGGGGCGCGGGTGGTCACGGGGGGTGAACGGCCGCCGTACGAACGGGGTTTCTGGGTGGCGCCGACCCTGCTGGCCGACTGCGCCCCCGATATGCGGGTCGTCCGCGAGGAGATCTTCGGCCCGGTCGTGGTCGTCCTCCCCTTCGACGACGAGGACCAGGCCATCGCGCTCGCCAACGACAGCGACTACGGCCTCATCGACTACGTCTGGTCCGGCGACGTCGCCCGGGCGTTCCGGGTGGCGCGGCGCCTCCGGGCGGGCGGTGTCGGCGTGAACACGGTCGGCCGCAACATGGAGGCACCGTTCGGAGGGTTCAAGCAGAGCGGAGTGGGGCGCGACGTGGGTTCGTACGCGCTGCACGCGTACAGCGAGACGCAGGCGATCGTGTGGCCGGGGTGA